In Aegilops tauschii subsp. strangulata cultivar AL8/78 chromosome 3, Aet v6.0, whole genome shotgun sequence, one genomic interval encodes:
- the LOC141042738 gene encoding uncharacterized protein: protein MNYFRAFVDDLELKELYMHGRRFTWSNERDNPTLTKIDRVLVSVDWDLANPDCFLQALGTNVSDHPPLHLCTQAMCTPKQRFRFEVFWTKLDGFEAAVREAWVCDEAIVDPFKRLDALFRNAAMSLQSWGQRKTGNIKVRLAVANWVILRLEQAQEARTLTADELWLWRTLKMTVLGLASLERTIARQRSRIRWLGAGDANTRLFQAVANGRRTKNYIAHVKEGDNIITEQQQK from the coding sequence ATGAACTACTTCAGAGCTTTCGTGGATGATCTTGAGCTGAAAGAACTGTACATGCATGGGAGGCGCTTCACGTGGTCTAACGAGAGGGACAACCCTACTCTTACCAAAATCGATCGTGTCCTAGTCTCGGTGGATTGGGATCTTGCGAACCCTGACTGCTTTCTACAGGCGCTGGGAACAAACGTCTCAGACCACCCCCCACTTCACTTATGTACGCAGGCCATGTGCACCCCCAAGCAGAGATTTAGATTCGAGGTGTTTTGGACTAAGCTCGACGGGTTTGAGGCTGCTGTCCGAGAGGCCTGGGTGTGTGATGAGGCCATCGTGGATCCCTTCAAAAGACTTGACGCCCTATTTCGGAACGCGGCCATGTCTCTGCAATCATGGGGGCAGAGGAAGACGGGTAACATCAAAGTCAGGTTGGCAGTGGCAAACTGGGTGATCTTAAGGCTAGAGCAAGCGCAGGAGGCACGCACCCTCACCGCGGATGAACTATGGCTGTGGAGAACCTTGAAGATGACTGTGCTTGGGTTGGCATCGCTTGAGAGGACGATTGCCAGACAACGCTCGAGGATCAGATGGCTGGGTGCTGGCGATGCCAATACCAGACTTTTCCAGGCGGTGGCTAACGGTCGGCGCACCAAGAACTACATTGCGCATGTCAAGGAGGGCGATAATATTATCACTGAGCAGCAGCAAAAGTAA